A window of Panicum virgatum strain AP13 chromosome 8K, P.virgatum_v5, whole genome shotgun sequence contains these coding sequences:
- the LOC120645640 gene encoding uncharacterized protein LOC120645640 has translation MEPNTSSSADGTSPASSVHAQGHLSPTPLLPEPSPGLASAFGSGSGTPAAGPQGSLSLSVHGHATPPQSLPSSSFPWLGAVHMTAGDISAQPEAPAATHLPTLLVSGQPWDVLEQPSSWTAPGMLPASEGAFSGFAGQSALLEQIAAWAPQSEMPFVSTPSGSGLPPRSGDIIGAGSAQPPSDCELAPLPPSLRIPSLEETNKLSTFGESMLPWHYGSSSMDVGGGSISSMPDLTTGAMKAPLLPMKQVPIDAARREPEFISPIDLDGEDLPVPNNSTSGDLSSARRLIYAKEIISKDKKLQELINTDPKKAKRIIADRFCAAKRKAIKDMRILELERQIEILQGQYNTLSAELSLLQGQCAELKTQRNELSMIMLELEHKVLLKDVPF, from the exons ATGGAGCCGAACACCTCCAGCTCCGCCGACGGGACCTCCCCTGCAAGCTCCGTGCATGCCCAGGGCCACCTCTCGCCGACCCCGTTGCTCCCAGAGCCGTCGCCCGGCCTCGCCTCTGCGTTTGGCTCCGGCTCCggaacgccggcggcggggccgcaGGGTTCCCTGTCCCTGTCTGTCCACGGGCACGCGACGCCGCCGCAGTCCCTGCCCTCGTCATCCTTCCCCTGGCTCGGCGCGGTCCATATGACTGCTGGAGACATCTCCGCCCAACCAGAAGCGCCGGCGGCTACCCATCTCCCGACGCTGCTCGTCAGCGGACAGCCGTGGGACGTGCTGGAGCAACCGTCGTCGTGGACAGCGCCGGGCATGCTGCCCGCGTCCGAGGGCGCCTTCTCCGGGTTCGCCGGCCAGTCGGCGTTGCTGGAGCAGATCGCGGCGTGGGCGCCGCAGAGCGAGATGCCGTTCGTCTCGACGCCGTCTGGCTCGGGCCTGCCGCCGCGGAGCGGCGACATCATCGGCGCCGGGTCCGCGCAGCCGCCGTCGGATTGCGAGctcgccccgctgccgccgagcctGCGCATACCTTCGCTGGAGGAGACGAACAAGTTGAGCACCTTTGGCGAGAGCATGCTTCCCTGGCACTACGGCAGCTCGTCCATGGACGTTGGCGGCGGCTCCATTTCCTCCATGCCGGATCTGACAACCGGAGCCATGAAAGCACCTCTGCTGCCGATGAAGCAGGTGCCCATCGACGCCGCTCGCCGTGAACCTGAGTTCATATCACCCATCGACCTTGACGGCGAGGACCTGCCCGTGCCGAACAACTCAACTTCCGGGGACCTCAGCAGTGCCAGGAGGCTCATTTATGCGAAGGAGATCATCAGCAAGGACAAGAAGTTGCAAGAGCTTATAAACACTGACCCTAAGAAGGCGAAGAG GATTATAGCAGATCGGTTTTGTGCAGCAAAGAGAAAGGCCATCAAGGATATGCGCATCCTTGAGCTCGAGCGCCAGATTGAGATACTGCAGGGCCAGTATAACACTTTGTCTGCAGAATTGTCATTGCTGCAG GGGCAATGCGCCGAGCTAAAGACAC